In Elgaria multicarinata webbii isolate HBS135686 ecotype San Diego chromosome 15, rElgMul1.1.pri, whole genome shotgun sequence, one genomic interval encodes:
- the SHROOM4 gene encoding protein Shroom4 isoform X4, which produces MHFPADAFSLSWHSGCDTSDLPLPWTPLSRHCSSTDKSSSLGSMESLDQPSQTYYEGSLSPIDQAMYQNKRDSAYSSFSASSNTSDSALRPEESGSAECAQTGQPLDPRYLQTGGEGGEPAGGVSLHCLGLRPASSTQASPFLGLAKAAATPPQPPVRQDSLRACNPEAPRTDSLHAKGRWASDTSLCTRSRDPRGPGGQSASAGHTKEPLSTDQYYLLSSHTDQHPAMEKGAASTEGLSKEDCGTVALDDPPTPADGTDLEAKLGSQEAWKGWSGPMGHRHSAPEQLLAAQLKALNVAPGQEGPRWTVSPLHTAQKSTRAPELWQGRDHNGQSTPLQAEEPGPCPAAVEGSRSPKSSQAGLERPRSASAELAPSLPLHPSGDAGPGLQAAPSTEALAEGERDLEGGPAARRGHRSAQMRRRSDRFATNLRNEIQWRKAQLQKSKGSAALLCGEQSVQETEEPADVPSPPAPPAPPAPSPLPPAVESRPPSSAPLRETPPKRWGSELSVFGGESASHSPSRTGPPAPEPRWASPLPELERPQRAVPPTPGGGRRGRWRWSPEHKLQPHDGGLPATELASPSRLPEESGLLPFADRRRFFEETSKPLSSAHLSSHQGRLGVPQPPRMEEQNAFQPFSSERRDRRRHSVDQSYGPPSSPPVFPDFRADAPGIYKPLARHGGDCECWRPPPCSFAPREACAYCYGDRFPPLLQRNVSVPSSHCAHRCHPRPWSRCSDCCCPAQRKLLEDGGPWQGRKPFQMEFPVDEWEPPAINRKSSQSMSELVQHKMGFARVGPFWTCCETVEPEWPPFCRSGSTRNLSWDCERPGRAAESPPYEEGPGETHRHPLRERAYSESHLCVERAGASGREKREAPLAKLEETGLESPPRMAQKKGPPPPRPPPPNWEKYRPRRASHNQLLLPKAGLAGRPEGPGAPSQSGNEAARQRSQSLPLEQVWNEAARLQRYAAGSDAPLPGEQGNLRYYCHSSPRRTPEWPTPDTSERSGSSRPASSLEVEEEEEEEEEEVAAPEPTWEEEQNRSAGRNSEQPPACTPGLASTEHDSAPEGAGGESCPPRVASATLPLRLNSAELMRDVVGRDRSLASVLSPTLGLVTAAEVMGDLFSPGECPVWKGQDWAPQAEGVEHSQRPQTRPVSPTYGGAISPTSCSAYYNMSAGKAELLNKMKELPESAAASSEEEELDHDLARKKVQLIESISRKLAVLQEAQRGLQDDVTANVALGKEVESHVKGVCKPHEFEKFRLFIGDLDKVVNLLLSLSGRLARVENALGGLDSNAPEEEKLALLEKKRQLTAQLEDAKELQEHVARRERVVFASVSRCLPGEQLQDYQHFVRMKSALAIQQRQLDDKIKLGEEQLRCLRESLRRAPRDY; this is translated from the exons ATGCACTTTCCTGCGGATGCCTTCAGCCTTTCCTGGCACTCGGGATGTGACACCAG tgACCTGCCTTTGCCATGGACCCCGCTGTCGCGCCACTGCAGCAGCACTGATAAAAGCAGCTCCCTCGGGAGCATGGAAAGTCTGGATCAGCCCAGCCAGACGTACTACGAGGGCAGCCTCTCCCCCATCGACCAGGCCATGTACCAGAACAAACGCGACTCAGCCTACAGCTCCTTCTCCGCCAGCTCCAACACCTCCGACTCTGCCCTGCGGCCTGAGGAGAGCGGCTCTGCCGAATGCGCCCAGACGGGCCAACCGCTGGACCCCCGCTACCTGCAGACGGGCGGGGAAGGCGGCGAGCCGGCAGGCGGAGTGAGCCTGCACTGCCTCGGCCTCCGGCCGGCCTCCAGCACTCAGGCAAGCCCCTTCCTTGGCTTGGCCAAAGCTGCGGCCACCCCTCCTCAGCCCCCCGTGAGACAGGACAGCCTGCGGGCCTGCAACCCGGAGGCACCCCGGACGGATTCCCTGCACGCCAAGGGCCGGTGGGCCTCCGACACTTCCCTGTGTACGCGTAGCAGAGACCCCCGAGGGCCGGGCGGGCAGTCGGCCTCCGCCGGCCATACCAAAGAGCCTCTGTCCACTGACCAGTATTATCTGCTGAGCTCCCACACCGACCAGCATCCAGCCATGGAGAAGGGAGCGGCAAGCACCGAGGGCCTCTCTAAAGAGGACTGCGGGACAGTCGCCTTGGACGATCCGCCCACACCAGCAGACGGCACGGACCTGGAGGCCAAACTGGGCAGCCAGGAGGCCTGGAAAGGTTGGTCTGGACCCATGGGTCACAGGCACAGCGCTCCAGAGCAGCTGTTGGCTGCCCAGCTGAAAGCACTGAATGTAGCCCCTGGCCAGGAGGGCCCCCGCTGGACCGTCTCTCCGCTACACACGGCGCAAAAGAGCACCAGAGCTCCAGAGCTCTGGCAGGGtcgggatcacaatggccagagCACCCCTCTCCAGGCAGAAGAGCCGGGCCCTTGCCCAGCAGCCGTGGAGGGGTCCCGTTCTCCAAAGAGcagccaggcagggctggagagaCCCCGCAGTGCCTCAGCCGAGTTGGCCCCGTCTCTGCCGCTGCACCCTTCCGGAGACGCTGGCCCCGGCCTCCAGGCGGCCCCCAGCACGGAGGCGTTGGCGGAAGGGGAACGGGACCTCGAAGGGGGGCCGGCCGCCAGGAGGGGGCACCGCTCTGCCCAGATGCGCCGGCGCAGCGACCGCTTTGCCACCAACCTGCGGAATGAGATCCAGTGGCGGAAAGCCCAGCTGCAGAAGTCCAAAGGCTCCGCCGCGCTCTTGTGCGGGGAGCAGTCGGTGCAAGAGACGGAGGAGCCGGCCGACgtcccctctccccctgccccccctgccccccctgccccttcccctctgccccccGCAGTGGAGAGCAGGCCGCCCAGCTCGGCCCCCCTCCGAGAGACCCCCCCCAAGCGCTGGGGCTCTGAGCTGAGTGTGTTTGGGGGAGAGAGTGCTTCTCACAGCCCGAGCAGGACGGGGCCTCCGGCCCCAGAGCCCAGGTGGGCATCCCCTTTGCCAGAGCTCGAGCGGCCCCAGAGGGCTGTGCCACCGACGCCCGGGGGAGGGCGCCGGGGCCGCTGGCGATGGTCGCCAGAGCACAAGCTGCAGCCCCACGACGGGGGCCTGCCGGCGACAGAGCTGGCCTCCCCCTCGCGGCTCCCGGAGGAATCCGGCCTCCTGCCTTTCGCGGACAGGAGGCGCTTCTTTGAGGAGACCAGCAAGCCCCTGTCCTCTGCACACTTGAGCTCCCACCAGGGCCGGCTCGGGGTGCCGCAGCCCCCCCGGATGGAGGAGCAGAACGCCTTCCAGCCGTTCAGCTCCGAGCGCCGAGACCGGCGGCGCCACTCCGTCGACCAGTCCTACGGACCCCCGTCGTCGCCCCCCGTCTTCCCAGACTTCCGTGCAGATGCGCCCGGGATCTACAAGCCGCTGGCCCGGCACGGGGGGGACTGTGAGTGTTGGCGGCCCCCGCCCTGCTCGTTTGCCCCCCGAGAAGCCTGCGCCTACTGTTATGGGGACAGGTTCCCCCCACTGCTCCAGAGGAACGTGTCGGTGCCCTCCAGCCACTGTGCCCACCGCTGCCACCCTCGCCCCTGGAGCCGCTGCAGTGACTGCTGTTGCCCAGCCCAGCGCAAGCTCTTGGAGGACGGAGGCCCCTGGCAAGGCCGGAAGCCTTTTCAGATG GAATTTCCTGTGGATGAGTGGGAGCCCCCAGCAATAAACAGGAAGAGCAGCCAGTCAATGAG CGAGCTGGTGCAACACAAGATGGGCTTCGCAAGAGTCGGCCCCTTCTGGACCTGCTGCGAGACCGTGGAGCCGGAGTGGCCTCCGTTTTGCCGAAGCGGCTCCACTCGCAACCTCTCGTGGGACTGCGAAAGGCCGGGACGAGCTGCGGAGAGCCCGCCCTACGAGGAAGGCCCTGGCGAGACACACAGGCACCCCTTGCGCGAAAGGGCCTACTCTGAGAGCCACCTCTGCGTGGAGCGGGCCGGGGCTTCCGGAAGGGAGAAGCGAGAAGCCCCGCTGGCCAAGTTAGAGGAGACCGGACTGGAGTCGCCACCGCGCATGGCCCAAAAGAAGGGCCCGCCCCCTCCCAGGCCCCCGCCCCCAAACTGGGAGAAGTACCGCCCGCGTCGTGCCTCCCACAACCAGCTGCTTCTCCCCAAGGCTGGCCTGGCTGGCCGCCCAGAAGGCCCCGGGGCCCCTAGCCAGAGCGGTAACGAAGCAGCCCGGCAGCGGTCTCAGAGCCTGCCTCTCGAACAGGTGTGGAACGAGGCCGCCCGGCTGCAGCGCTATGCTGCAGGTTCGGATGCCCCTTTGCCTGGGGAGCAGGGCAACCTCCGCTACTACTGCCACAGCTCGCCACGTCGGACCCCTGAGTGGCCAACACCAGACACGAGCGAGAGGAGCGGGTCTTCCAG GCCAGCGAGTTccctggaggtggaggaggaggaggaggaggaggaggaggaggtagcagCACCGGAGCCCAcatgggaggaggagcagaacaGATCAGCCGGTCGAAACTCGGAGCAGCCGCCGGCCTGCACCCCCGGTCTGG cctccacGGAGCACGACTCTGCGCCGGAGGGTGCCGGAGGAGAGAGCTGCCCCCCACGCGTGGCCAGTGCAACGCTCCCCCTCCGCCTGAACTCGGCAGAGTTGATGAGGGACGTGGTGGGGAGGGACCGCTCCCTGGCCAGCGTGCTGAGCCCCACCCTAGGACTGGTGACAGCAGCCGAGGTGATGGGCGACCTCTTCTCTCCGGGCGAGTGCCCTGTGTGGAAGGGGCAGGATTGGGCGCCACAGGCAGAAGGCGTGGAACACTCCCAGAG GCCGCAGACCCGGCCCGTCTCCCCGACCTATGGGGGAGCCATCAGCCCCACCTCCTGCTCGGCCTATTACAACATGTCAGCAGGCAAAGCCGAGCTGCTGAACAAGATGAAGGAGCTGCCTGAGTCGGCTGCCGCCAgttcggaggaggaggagcttgacCACGACCTGGCCCGGAAGAAG GTGCAGCTGATCGAGAGCATCAGTCGGAAGCTGGCAGTGCTGCAGGAGGCCCAGCGGGGCCTGCAGGATGACGTGACCGCCAATGTGGCGCTGGGCAAAGAAGTAGAGAGCCACGTCAAGGGTGTTTGCAAGCCCCACGAGTTCGAGAAGTTCCGCCTCTTCATCGGAGACCTGGACAAAGTGGTcaacctgctgctctctctctcaggcaggcTGGCCCGGGTGGAGAACGCCCTTGGCGGCCTGGATTCCAATGCCCCGGAGGAGGAGAAG CTGGCCCTCCTGGAGAAGAAGCGGCAGCTGACGGCGCAGCTCGAAGACGCCAAAGAGCTGCAGGAGCACGTGGCTCGGCGGGAGCGTGTCGTCTTCGCCAGCGTGTCGCGCTGCCTGCCCGGCGAGCAGTTGCAGGACTACCAGCACTTCGTGCGCATGAAGTCGGCCCTCGCCATCCAGCAGCGGCAGCTGGACGACAAGATCAAGCTGGGCGAGGAACAGCTGCGCTGCTTGCGGGAGAGCTTGCGCCGGGCGCCCAGGGACTACTAG
- the SHROOM4 gene encoding protein Shroom4 isoform X2: MERPSGQAQRAQPDAEPAQQQQQQQQTRLASRLLVSFQYVHVQLSGGAPWGFTLKGGLEHGEPLIVSKVEDGGKAALSQKMRSGDELVNINGTPLYGSRQEALILIKGSYRTLKMIIRRRNVPVIRPHSWHLAKLSEVRTEVATMHFPADAFSLSWHSGCDTSDLPLPWTPLSRHCSSTDKSSSLGSMESLDQPSQTYYEGSLSPIDQAMYQNKRDSAYSSFSASSNTSDSALRPEESGSAECAQTGQPLDPRYLQTGGEGGEPAGGVSLHCLGLRPASSTQASPFLGLAKAAATPPQPPVRQDSLRACNPEAPRTDSLHAKGRWASDTSLCTRSRDPRGPGGQSASAGHTKEPLSTDQYYLLSSHTDQHPAMEKGAASTEGLSKEDCGTVALDDPPTPADGTDLEAKLGSQEAWKGWSGPMGHRHSAPEQLLAAQLKALNVAPGQEGPRWTVSPLHTAQKSTRAPELWQGRDHNGQSTPLQAEEPGPCPAAVEGSRSPKSSQAGLERPRSASAELAPSLPLHPSGDAGPGLQAAPSTEALAEGERDLEGGPAARRGHRSAQMRRRSDRFATNLRNEIQWRKAQLQKSKGSAALLCGEQSVQETEEPADVPSPPAPPAPPAPSPLPPAVESRPPSSAPLRETPPKRWGSELSVFGGESASHSPSRTGPPAPEPRWASPLPELERPQRAVPPTPGGGRRGRWRWSPEHKLQPHDGGLPATELASPSRLPEESGLLPFADRRRFFEETSKPLSSAHLSSHQGRLGVPQPPRMEEQNAFQPFSSERRDRRRHSVDQSYGPPSSPPVFPDFRADAPGIYKPLARHGGDCECWRPPPCSFAPREACAYCYGDRFPPLLQRNVSVPSSHCAHRCHPRPWSRCSDCCCPAQRKLLEDGGPWQGRKPFQMEFPVDEWEPPAINRKSSQSMSELVQHKMGFARVGPFWTCCETVEPEWPPFCRSGSTRNLSWDCERPGRAAESPPYEEGPGETHRHPLRERAYSESHLCVERAGASGREKREAPLAKLEETGLESPPRMAQKKGPPPPRPPPPNWEKYRPRRASHNQLLLPKAGLAGRPEGPGAPSQSGNEAARQRSQSLPLEQVWNEAARLQRYAAGSDAPLPGEQGNLRYYCHSSPRRTPEWPTPDTSERSGSSRPASSLEVEEEEEEEEEEVAAPEPTWEEEQNRSAGRNSEQPPACTPGLASTEHDSAPEGAGGESCPPRVASATLPLRLNSAELMRDVVGRDRSLASVLSPTLGLVTAAEVMGDLFSPGECPVWKGQDWAPQAEGVEHSQRPQTRPVSPTYGGAISPTSCSAYYNMSAGKAELLNKMKELPESAAASSEEEELDHDLARKKLIESISRKLAVLQEAQRGLQDDVTANVALGKEVESHVKGVCKPHEFEKFRLFIGDLDKVVNLLLSLSGRLARVENALGGLDSNAPEEEKLALLEKKRQLTAQLEDAKELQEHVARRERVVFASVSRCLPGEQLQDYQHFVRMKSALAIQQRQLDDKIKLGEEQLRCLRESLRRAPRDY; encoded by the exons GAGGAACGTGCCGGTCATCAGGCCCCACTCATGGCACCTGGCCAAGCTTTCCGAGGTCCGGACTGAGGTGGCCACCATGCACTTTCCTGCGGATGCCTTCAGCCTTTCCTGGCACTCGGGATGTGACACCAG tgACCTGCCTTTGCCATGGACCCCGCTGTCGCGCCACTGCAGCAGCACTGATAAAAGCAGCTCCCTCGGGAGCATGGAAAGTCTGGATCAGCCCAGCCAGACGTACTACGAGGGCAGCCTCTCCCCCATCGACCAGGCCATGTACCAGAACAAACGCGACTCAGCCTACAGCTCCTTCTCCGCCAGCTCCAACACCTCCGACTCTGCCCTGCGGCCTGAGGAGAGCGGCTCTGCCGAATGCGCCCAGACGGGCCAACCGCTGGACCCCCGCTACCTGCAGACGGGCGGGGAAGGCGGCGAGCCGGCAGGCGGAGTGAGCCTGCACTGCCTCGGCCTCCGGCCGGCCTCCAGCACTCAGGCAAGCCCCTTCCTTGGCTTGGCCAAAGCTGCGGCCACCCCTCCTCAGCCCCCCGTGAGACAGGACAGCCTGCGGGCCTGCAACCCGGAGGCACCCCGGACGGATTCCCTGCACGCCAAGGGCCGGTGGGCCTCCGACACTTCCCTGTGTACGCGTAGCAGAGACCCCCGAGGGCCGGGCGGGCAGTCGGCCTCCGCCGGCCATACCAAAGAGCCTCTGTCCACTGACCAGTATTATCTGCTGAGCTCCCACACCGACCAGCATCCAGCCATGGAGAAGGGAGCGGCAAGCACCGAGGGCCTCTCTAAAGAGGACTGCGGGACAGTCGCCTTGGACGATCCGCCCACACCAGCAGACGGCACGGACCTGGAGGCCAAACTGGGCAGCCAGGAGGCCTGGAAAGGTTGGTCTGGACCCATGGGTCACAGGCACAGCGCTCCAGAGCAGCTGTTGGCTGCCCAGCTGAAAGCACTGAATGTAGCCCCTGGCCAGGAGGGCCCCCGCTGGACCGTCTCTCCGCTACACACGGCGCAAAAGAGCACCAGAGCTCCAGAGCTCTGGCAGGGtcgggatcacaatggccagagCACCCCTCTCCAGGCAGAAGAGCCGGGCCCTTGCCCAGCAGCCGTGGAGGGGTCCCGTTCTCCAAAGAGcagccaggcagggctggagagaCCCCGCAGTGCCTCAGCCGAGTTGGCCCCGTCTCTGCCGCTGCACCCTTCCGGAGACGCTGGCCCCGGCCTCCAGGCGGCCCCCAGCACGGAGGCGTTGGCGGAAGGGGAACGGGACCTCGAAGGGGGGCCGGCCGCCAGGAGGGGGCACCGCTCTGCCCAGATGCGCCGGCGCAGCGACCGCTTTGCCACCAACCTGCGGAATGAGATCCAGTGGCGGAAAGCCCAGCTGCAGAAGTCCAAAGGCTCCGCCGCGCTCTTGTGCGGGGAGCAGTCGGTGCAAGAGACGGAGGAGCCGGCCGACgtcccctctccccctgccccccctgccccccctgccccttcccctctgccccccGCAGTGGAGAGCAGGCCGCCCAGCTCGGCCCCCCTCCGAGAGACCCCCCCCAAGCGCTGGGGCTCTGAGCTGAGTGTGTTTGGGGGAGAGAGTGCTTCTCACAGCCCGAGCAGGACGGGGCCTCCGGCCCCAGAGCCCAGGTGGGCATCCCCTTTGCCAGAGCTCGAGCGGCCCCAGAGGGCTGTGCCACCGACGCCCGGGGGAGGGCGCCGGGGCCGCTGGCGATGGTCGCCAGAGCACAAGCTGCAGCCCCACGACGGGGGCCTGCCGGCGACAGAGCTGGCCTCCCCCTCGCGGCTCCCGGAGGAATCCGGCCTCCTGCCTTTCGCGGACAGGAGGCGCTTCTTTGAGGAGACCAGCAAGCCCCTGTCCTCTGCACACTTGAGCTCCCACCAGGGCCGGCTCGGGGTGCCGCAGCCCCCCCGGATGGAGGAGCAGAACGCCTTCCAGCCGTTCAGCTCCGAGCGCCGAGACCGGCGGCGCCACTCCGTCGACCAGTCCTACGGACCCCCGTCGTCGCCCCCCGTCTTCCCAGACTTCCGTGCAGATGCGCCCGGGATCTACAAGCCGCTGGCCCGGCACGGGGGGGACTGTGAGTGTTGGCGGCCCCCGCCCTGCTCGTTTGCCCCCCGAGAAGCCTGCGCCTACTGTTATGGGGACAGGTTCCCCCCACTGCTCCAGAGGAACGTGTCGGTGCCCTCCAGCCACTGTGCCCACCGCTGCCACCCTCGCCCCTGGAGCCGCTGCAGTGACTGCTGTTGCCCAGCCCAGCGCAAGCTCTTGGAGGACGGAGGCCCCTGGCAAGGCCGGAAGCCTTTTCAGATG GAATTTCCTGTGGATGAGTGGGAGCCCCCAGCAATAAACAGGAAGAGCAGCCAGTCAATGAG CGAGCTGGTGCAACACAAGATGGGCTTCGCAAGAGTCGGCCCCTTCTGGACCTGCTGCGAGACCGTGGAGCCGGAGTGGCCTCCGTTTTGCCGAAGCGGCTCCACTCGCAACCTCTCGTGGGACTGCGAAAGGCCGGGACGAGCTGCGGAGAGCCCGCCCTACGAGGAAGGCCCTGGCGAGACACACAGGCACCCCTTGCGCGAAAGGGCCTACTCTGAGAGCCACCTCTGCGTGGAGCGGGCCGGGGCTTCCGGAAGGGAGAAGCGAGAAGCCCCGCTGGCCAAGTTAGAGGAGACCGGACTGGAGTCGCCACCGCGCATGGCCCAAAAGAAGGGCCCGCCCCCTCCCAGGCCCCCGCCCCCAAACTGGGAGAAGTACCGCCCGCGTCGTGCCTCCCACAACCAGCTGCTTCTCCCCAAGGCTGGCCTGGCTGGCCGCCCAGAAGGCCCCGGGGCCCCTAGCCAGAGCGGTAACGAAGCAGCCCGGCAGCGGTCTCAGAGCCTGCCTCTCGAACAGGTGTGGAACGAGGCCGCCCGGCTGCAGCGCTATGCTGCAGGTTCGGATGCCCCTTTGCCTGGGGAGCAGGGCAACCTCCGCTACTACTGCCACAGCTCGCCACGTCGGACCCCTGAGTGGCCAACACCAGACACGAGCGAGAGGAGCGGGTCTTCCAG GCCAGCGAGTTccctggaggtggaggaggaggaggaggaggaggaggaggaggtagcagCACCGGAGCCCAcatgggaggaggagcagaacaGATCAGCCGGTCGAAACTCGGAGCAGCCGCCGGCCTGCACCCCCGGTCTGG cctccacGGAGCACGACTCTGCGCCGGAGGGTGCCGGAGGAGAGAGCTGCCCCCCACGCGTGGCCAGTGCAACGCTCCCCCTCCGCCTGAACTCGGCAGAGTTGATGAGGGACGTGGTGGGGAGGGACCGCTCCCTGGCCAGCGTGCTGAGCCCCACCCTAGGACTGGTGACAGCAGCCGAGGTGATGGGCGACCTCTTCTCTCCGGGCGAGTGCCCTGTGTGGAAGGGGCAGGATTGGGCGCCACAGGCAGAAGGCGTGGAACACTCCCAGAG GCCGCAGACCCGGCCCGTCTCCCCGACCTATGGGGGAGCCATCAGCCCCACCTCCTGCTCGGCCTATTACAACATGTCAGCAGGCAAAGCCGAGCTGCTGAACAAGATGAAGGAGCTGCCTGAGTCGGCTGCCGCCAgttcggaggaggaggagcttgacCACGACCTGGCCCGGAAGAAG CTGATCGAGAGCATCAGTCGGAAGCTGGCAGTGCTGCAGGAGGCCCAGCGGGGCCTGCAGGATGACGTGACCGCCAATGTGGCGCTGGGCAAAGAAGTAGAGAGCCACGTCAAGGGTGTTTGCAAGCCCCACGAGTTCGAGAAGTTCCGCCTCTTCATCGGAGACCTGGACAAAGTGGTcaacctgctgctctctctctcaggcaggcTGGCCCGGGTGGAGAACGCCCTTGGCGGCCTGGATTCCAATGCCCCGGAGGAGGAGAAG CTGGCCCTCCTGGAGAAGAAGCGGCAGCTGACGGCGCAGCTCGAAGACGCCAAAGAGCTGCAGGAGCACGTGGCTCGGCGGGAGCGTGTCGTCTTCGCCAGCGTGTCGCGCTGCCTGCCCGGCGAGCAGTTGCAGGACTACCAGCACTTCGTGCGCATGAAGTCGGCCCTCGCCATCCAGCAGCGGCAGCTGGACGACAAGATCAAGCTGGGCGAGGAACAGCTGCGCTGCTTGCGGGAGAGCTTGCGCCGGGCGCCCAGGGACTACTAG